One window of the Pan troglodytes isolate AG18354 chromosome 12, NHGRI_mPanTro3-v2.0_pri, whole genome shotgun sequence genome contains the following:
- the NCK2 gene encoding cytoplasmic protein NCK2 isoform X2, which translates to MTEEVIVIAKWDYTAQQDQELDIKKNERLWLLDDSKTWWRVRNAANRTGYVPSNYVERKNSLKKGSLVKNLKDTLAQRLLRVP; encoded by the coding sequence ATGACAGAAGAAGTTATTGTGATAGCCAAGTGGGACTACACCGCCCAGCAGGACCAGGAGCTGGACATCAAGAAGAACGAGCGGCTGTGGTTGCTGGACGACTCcaagacgtggtggcgggtgagGAACGCGGCCAACAGGACGGGCTATGTGCCGTCCAACTACGTGGAGCGGAAGAACAGCCTGAAGAAGGGCTCCCTCGTGAAGAACCTGAAGGACACACTAG